From the genome of Dermochelys coriacea isolate rDerCor1 chromosome 1, rDerCor1.pri.v4, whole genome shotgun sequence:
AATCAAGTCTGGTAGCTACAGAGGGTTTAACTGTTCAGTCTAAAACCTGGTCTGTTTCTGCAATCATAGCCATGTGATCCCCATTCACATTTATGTTTAAAGCCTCACCCTGACCAAAAGAGGATAGTAGCATGTTTCCAGAGCTGGACAGACAACTGGGGCCCTGCACATAGTTTTGGGCTTCTAACAACCTGCAACTAATACCTTTGCTTTCCATTTCCATTGGCTCCTCCTTCACCTCTTGTTCCTCTGGCTTTTTCTCCTCTGCTTCTGGGGGGTTCACTGGGGACTTTGCCTCTTGTGGGGGTGTCTCCACAGGCTGAGCACACTGCTGATGAGAGAAAGCCTATTAACTCAAGGAGGAGCAGCATATGGACAAAGCCTATGAAAACCCACCCAATCACCGGAAGCTGAAGGCAGGGTGAAAGACATCTGAATGCGCCACAAAGAGTAGCTGTGGGAGAACAGAGTGCTGGAGAGAACAAAATAGGGCTGCTTCACACCTCTACAGAGTGTTAACAAGAAGATGCATTCTTCCTAAGAATCCCCAGAGTCTAGCTCTGTCCCAGgcggggggtggtgtgggggggaagaaaggagaggagaaggggacaGGGCAACAACAATGGGCACAGCAGAAGGAGAGATGCCTATAACAGTATGACAACAAAAACGGCAACTAACTCACCTCCACTGGGACCTCTGCTTCAGCAGCAGCTAGGCTGGATTCCTTCTCAGACTCCATGGGCTCCCCTTGCTCCCTAGTACAGGCTCCTTCTTCCACCTTCACACCCTCTTCTGTGCCTCCCCCACCCAAGAccagcatatttttatttaaaaaaaaaaaaaaaagaaaaaaaaaagagccatcaGTAAGCTGACCCTCATTGCAACTTGGTGCACCTTTCCCTTAGCACCCACAAAATGGACCTCCACCCTAACCTGAACCACAATGGGACCAAAGTCCTCAGATCCCACAGGACAGATGCAGGAGTTGCCTGTTGTCCACAACCCACCCAGGGAAAGGCAATGTTCTCTCGTGCCTTTAAGGGCATGCACATCTCTTGGGGGCAGCCCTCCTAACCTGAGAGGCAGGTTGATCTGCGTCCACCCTAAGGTCCTCCCCACCACAGCTCAGGTGAGGGGAACAGCACTGGTAGGGGCAGGACGCGGGGCTATGCAAGGGGAAGAGTCTCACCaggtggaagggcaggggcaggtgtgTTAGGCTGTGTGTCCCCTGGCGTGGAGGGTGTGGGGGTTTTGGGGGAGGGTGAGCCCGGCTGCAAAAGCTTCTTATTCTCCTCTATCTCTGCCAGTTCTGGCATACTCCAGCGCCCATTCACATGCTCAAATTCCTGCACCTGGTGGGGGAAGCAGAGAAAGACACATCATGGCAGAGATCACACTAAGCTGCCTCTCTAAGCAGGGTAGATGGGGATCTCAAGACACCACAGGCTGGGGAGTCCCCAAAGATCggtgggagaggaagagagcagCCACTTGTTTGTCCACTGCATAcaagagctcagggcttctgtgaTAAGAGGAGAAAGGGATgatgtggggtggagggaaagtTCAGCATTGCTCCACTAAGCACCCACCTTTTTGCGTATGAGTGACATGACCCCAATGCGGGTGAGGACATGCTGGCGGGACAGCCCCTCCCGTGGGACCCCGTCTGCGAAGGTCTCTGCACCATCTGCTCCCGGCTCACATAGGTGACGCATGAACAGCGAGACATAGGCCCTGTAGCAGTATTAGATCAGCCTTAAGGCCCAACATATATGGGAAAAGTTGCCCTGCGGCTCCTAGTCCCCAGTGACCCAAGCAACAGGCTCCTGGCTCAGACCTGTAAGTACTCCAAGACAGttcctgagctcccttcccttGGTTATTCCTCCtcagcctccccaaacaggcttCTTGCTCCTGCAGCATGCAGCCCCCTTTACCCCTCGAGCCCTGTTACCATTCTCACCCTTTCCCAGTGGGTTCACAGatgctgcctcctcccttcccttgCCCAATGCAGAGACTCACTTGAACTCCTTCTCAGACTTGCCACGCAGGTCCCGGACAAGCCACTGGGTGGTGAAGGCATCCTGGGGTGGCATCCCATAGCGCATGATGGCATTAAGGAAGGCCTTGCGCTGGCGGGCATTGAAGCCCAGCACCTGGAAAAAGGAAGGACAGGTATAGTGAGAACCCTAGGCACACAAACACATGGACTCAAAGGCCCTTTCCAGGGTACTTCTTACTTCAATGTTCCCTCCCACACGGGCAagaaggggaggcaggggctTGTCTTTGTCGTTTCTCAGGCCTTTGCGACTGGGCCGGCGAGCAGCTGGAAGAAAAAGACAAGCAGGTAAGAGGTACACAACCTACCACAGTAAGAATGCTCACTCATGGCATCCTATGCTACATGGAGATGGACTGGAGCACCAAGCTCCCAAGCCAAGATGTCCCAATTGCCATCTCCCAGAGATATTGCCCAGGTTCCTGGGGCACCTACCTTCAGATCTCTCATCAAAATCCTCATCACCTTCCTCAGAAGCCACTGAATAATCCGACTGGTTATCTGACTGGTCATCCTGCCAatctggaggagaaaaaaaaaagtgagaaccTGACAGACCCTATCCTTGCAGGTCCTGTTCTCCCCagacccacaaaaaaaaaaatcctgtgggtGTCCCTTTTGTACCTCTGTCCTCCTGGGAGCCGTCATTGTAGTTGACCTGCTTGCGGATACGTTTACCCTTGCCCAGGTTCCTAGCCAGGtcctcctgctgctgttcatAGTGGTGACGCAGCAATTTCTCCCAGTAATCGGGATCCACTGACTCTTCTTGCTTAATGATCtcccgctccacctcctcctcctcctgctccagggAGAGAGGGATACAATAATAGCCATGCATTCAAAACCCCCACCGGGGCAGATACCTGCTGCTCATCCCTCCCCACCACTTTCCAGAGGAACCCTATGCATGTCTGCATCCTAGTCACATCTGTTCCTGTTTAATTCCTGCAACCTGGAACAGGAGGGGCAAGACACTCACCCCCATCTCTTCTTCCCGTACCACATACTGGGCCACCTTGAAGGAGCTGAGATACTCATTCATGCCCTGCAGCTCTGTGTCTTCAGTCTCATCTTGATTTCGGTCCAGTAGTCGCTCGATTGCCTTGTCATCATAGTGGATGACACTACTGTCCTCACCCTCTTTGCTATCACCTGAAGGAGAGGAGCACAGTCAGTTGGTGTTGAGACTCAAGGGCCTTTTGGGAGTGTGCCACAGAAGGCCTCTCCATGAGGCAGCATTCAGCCCTCTTGCCATTCAGTGGAGGACAAAGCATCCCCACCCATTGGGCAGCATCCCCATAACCAGTGGGTATCAAAGTTCAGGTCACGACCCAGCATTGTGTCACAACATGTAAGGCAGTGGGTCACCTTGCTCAGCACCAGCATGTTAAAAGTCGTgtcagcagtgctgcccagctaaggcaggctagtgcctacctgttctgacactgcgttttgccccagaagcggccagcagcaggtccagcttctaggcaAGGAGGCCACGGGATGCTGCACACTGCCCTGGCCCCGAGCACCAACCAacgggagctggaggggaggaggagggagagcggtgcctgcaggcaagagcctCTTGGAGCTGCTtgtgtgcctctgcctaggagctggatctgctgctggctgcacCATTGACCGGGAACCACCAGAGGTAAGTCCATAccctaacctcctgccccagccctgcgtccccccaaaacccagagtccttcctgcaccccaaacccctcaacctcatccctggccccagcccagagcccctcctgcaccccaaccccctgccccagcccagagcctcctcccacctcctgaacccctcattcctggccccacccctgagcatctcccacaccccaaattgCTCATTCCCAGTTACGCATCAACAATTTTCTCCAActggatcgggggggggggggggggggagagtttgaAAAATCACTGCCCTAGACAACACCCAGGCACTCACCACCCTCAGTGGCCTCATCCTTGAAGAGCTCCTCAGTCCCGAACTTCAGGATGTCATCAAGCTCCTGCTTGGACATGGAGCCTGTCTTGGAGCCCAACCCTGGCCTCACCACCAGATGAGTTAGCATCATCTTCTTCTTGGCCACTTGAGTAATACGCTCTTCTACTGAAGCCCGTGTCACAAAACGGTAAATCATCACTTTCTTGTTCTGTCCAATCCTGTGTGCACGGCTGAAAGCCTGAGGGGGAAGATGATGTGTTCAAAACAACTCCAAAACCAAATACTACACCGCTTCACCCATCTGACTGTGTTTACATAACCCTGACCTTCCTAGGATCTTTCGCTCTCCCCTTCCATTTCCTGCAGGTTACCCTTTGGGAGCAGCCTTCCCCGCCAAATCCCTtccagccaccccctccccacttagTGCTTTATTTCTCCACAGTGgagtctccccctcccctgcctgacTACATATAtacttccttctctcccctccctccaccttctCTTTCACCACCCCTCATTCTTAAGGGTCACCTATTACCATTAGTGACTAATACCATCCTATAGCCTTACCTGGATGTCATTGTGTGGGTTCCAGTCTGAATCATAGATAATCACTGTATCTGCTGTGGCCAGGTTGATACCGAGCCCCCCAGCTCGAGTGGAAAGCAGGAAGCAGAACTGCTGAGCACCAGGAGCttcagggggagagggagagcatGCGCATTAGATTCAACTCCACAGACTCATCACATCCAGCCCCTTATGCATGGAGGCAGTGTCATCCCAAAGGTCTAAAAATAGCATAGAGGATGTGCTGCAGATCAGCACTAAGGGTTAGCAGCAGATGTGGGGCCCCAAGAATTTGTGAAGTGAGGGAGGGTTCTCATTTTCTGTTGGGTGTATAGGGTTCCATACCATTGAAGCGATCAATGGCCTCCTGGCGCATGTTTCCTGTGATCCCACCATCAATCCGCTCATATTTGTACCCTTCATGTTCCAGAAAATCCTCCAAAAGATCCAACATTTTAGTCATCTGGGAACAAGGAGATAAAGCTGAGCAGGAAGATACCAAATTGGATTGCTACCCCTCTCACATACAGGGTCCCCAGCCTCTGGGAGGCACTGCCCCATTACCTGTGAGAAAATGAGCACCCTGTGGCCTCCTTCCTTGAGGTTCTTCAACATCTTCTGGAGCAGCAGCAATTTCCCAGATGCCCGGATCAGGGCACTACCATCATACATCCCATTTGGCATCTTTGGAGCTTCCTGTGGGAGGAATTGAAGAGGAGGTATATTTTCTCTTAAATTTCTGACTCTCACACTATGATGGTACTCAGCAGCATCATCCTTTGTTCAACTGGCATCTTGTAGTTTGGCTCCTACACTCCCATtccatttctctttcttcccaCTCCTTTCTCTTATTGAATCTTCCCCTCCCTACCTCTTGTGGCCCTTGCAGCGAGACTCCCTCTGCTTGTCACTTGGTAGGGACTGCAGAGGGAAATAAAGGAAGGGCCTACAAATGTCTCAAGCCCAAATTAAGGGGAAGGAAGTTCAGGCTCACCCCATGTGAATAGTAAGGGGCCTTGCTCAGAGGAGGACTGAAGGGCTAGAACATACCATAGCAGCAACGGGAAAGAGGTAGGGGTGGTTACAACATTTCTTCAAATCCATGACCACATTGAGCAGGGAGACCTGGTTGCCACCACCTCGTGCATTCAGTGCCTCAAAGTTCCTTGTCAAAATGTATTTATAGTATTTCCTGTGAAGAGAGAATCTGAGTCACTAAGCCCCCATCACAAAAGGGTGGATAACACCCACACGCACACCCCAGCTAGCATCAGTCCAGCTCCTGGCACTACCTAGGCAATTCTTCCCTGCTAGTGCTACCTATACTCTGCCAAGTCAGTCATTATTACACGAGTGTAATATTATTtctccctggcagcagcagcaagaattCTTGATCCCACCCAGTATGTCCAAAGCATATGGACCTAGGTAAGACATAAGTTGGTCTTAAGTAGCTCCTCTACCCTCCTATGCTCACTTCTGCATGGGGCTCAGCTCCACCCGGACAATGAGTTCAGTCTTGGAGGGCATGTTCTTGAAAACATCAGCCTTGAGGCGCCTCAGCATATGTGGGCCGAGCATGTCATGCAGCTTCTTGATCTGATCCTCCTTGGCAATGTCTGCAAACTCTTCCAGGAAGCCTTCCAAGTTACTGCAGGAGAAACAAGCACTCAGGGCAGGAGCCACAAGAGAAGGAGATGCAGGTCCATGGGGAGACAAATAGAATGGAGTGGGGGACAAGGAAGCAGACTCAGTCTGGGCCTGCATTACAAGACATACTGGAATCTCTCAGGCGTCAGGAAGTTGAGCAGGTGGAACAGTTCCTCCAGGTTGTTCTGCAGAGGGGTTCCTGTGAGCAGTAGCTTGTGCTGGAGGGAATATCCATTCAGCACCCGGAAAAActggggaagaaagaaaggaagggagTCAATGGACTCATCCAGGTAGTCTGCTGGTCCCCCTTTCCAACACAAGATACTCCTCcatagaggaaaattccttccagaatTAACCCTTCAAGCCAGGGTTCATCTTAGATTACAGGGACAGTTTGTGCAAGAGTCCTACATACTGCACATCCTGGCTAGCGTCTTTACAGAAGCTAATCTCATTCACACATTGTCTAATACTCACTCCTCAGACCCACTTGGGTGAGACCCTGCTGCAGCAAATTCCCACAAATCAAGAGGCATAAAGGAAATGTGCAGCATCTGAACTACATACTCTTCCAGCCAACCAGCCTTCTCCAGATTGACATATTGTCCCCTTTACCTCCTCCTGAACTGGAGTCATACATTCCTTCAGTCTCCCTCCCTCTCAAAGAGTTTAAGAGAGACCTGGCCAAGTAGATCTAACtattactggcaatttttaatGAACTGTGAATACTAGGGAAGTTCcagagaactggggggggggggggaaggaaagttaAGGTTGTGCAAGTATGTATAAGCAGTAAACGAGGCTGGTTAACCCAACAAGCAGTCCCAGGCAAAAAACATGGGAATGCTGATATGGTACTCCAAATTAAACAAGTATTTATGCCAGTCAACCTGGTTCTATGAAAAATAAAGTTGTCAGACAGACTTGATACTTTGAAATTAAGTTTAGCTGACAAAGGTTACTGTTGACAACACACTTTTACTTAGTGCTACATAGCACCGATTAAAATGTTAGAAGTATAACAAGTCAATGTAGTCCATCTGAAATGGATTAGAAATGGTCTAAAATAGATCTCTAAATGTAGATAGTAGGGGGTCATTCTGATGGGGATTTCTTTTGAATTATTTAATAGCTTCATCATCTGGGAGAAAAAATGAAATTGCTGATTAAGTTTGTAGACAAGTTTGGTGGGGTGGAAATCATGGGATTATCATTCATACAGAACAACCTGGcttgcttgtttttaaacaatgagTCCATAAGAACAGCTTACAAGGGATGTGTTAGATcaagagtgggcaaactttttggctcgagggccacatcggggaatagaaattgtatggcaggccacaAATGCTCAaaattggggtgtgggctctggggtgtaggaggatgctctgggctggaaccaaggggttcagagggcaggagggggatcagggctggggtggaggctggggatGCAAGGTCTGAGCGGCACTTACTtgaagcggctcctggaagcagtgtcATGTTCCTTCTCCAGCTTCTAcaaggaggcatggccaggcagttatacatgctgccccatccacaggcactgcccctgcagctcccattggagcgcgtaggagccagagcaggaCCATGCTATGGCTTCGGCAGAACTGAGCCGCCTGGTGTAGCCCTGACCCAGCGCCCTGGCTGGAGTGGGGCAGAGTGACGTGGTGCAGCCCCGaccagagcagggctgagccaCATGGTGCAGCTCGAGAGCTAGCTTAAAACTGCTCGGCCCACAGGCCAGAGTTTGCCCATCCCGTGTTAGATTCTTTTATCAcatgaagtccttaaatcaagattggatttctAAGACATTACGGAGCTCATCTGAGAATTATGGGCTTGatcaggaattactgggtgacaTTCTCTGGCTTGTATTATGCAGAAGATTAGGCTAAAAACACTGGCCTGGCCTTTAAAAAACCCTTATAAATTCCACCACTTTCAACCTTCTACCATCATTCCAGAACTCCTTCTGTACCTTAGATTGATTGTTCTTGAGCCGGTGAGCTTCATCCACGATAAGACAGGCCCAGTCAATGGAACCCAGAATGGCCATGTCAATTGTGATCAGTTCATAGGAGGTGAGCAGCACATGGAACTTCACAGATGCTTCCTTCTGCAAGGAAAAATGAGAGATTAGTCATAAGGGAACAGTGAAGTATAGGTACAGCCCCAGGCCTAAGCAGCAAGGGCAGGTCCTGCCCTCGCATCAGGCTGCCCTGACCATTCACTATCATTCAAGGCTTCAAGGAGTCAAGGTGTTAATATCAGGTACTGAGGTAGTTCCAACTTGGACAAATAGATTTTACCTCCTTAGCAGCCATGTTCAGTTAGATATAAGATTCCACAAGTTACTGTTTAAGGAGGCTGCTGAATACTTGCCAAGCCTCATTCTAGAAGAGTCTACTGTTTAAAAGTGGATGGTGAGGGAAGGAGAATGCTAGGGAAATGGACAGTTACCGAAGAACAACttggtggggcaggggtgagaaTGGTACGGCTAGAGAACTAAATCCACGCCATACAACTCTGATTAGTTGAAATTGTTTTAGCGCTGCCTGGAGCTTCAAGGAGTGGAAGTAATTGTCAACATGGTTCCCATTTCACTGTCACTCCGTGAAAGCAGAGGAATCTGAGCTTCCCTATACTGCCATGGAAGCTTTGAGCAGCAGCATCACCCCGACCAGGCTGCCTGTCTGTAGGTTTGGCAAAGCAAGCCGTCAGTTTAAAGGCTCTTTTCAATTAGAATGTTCACAAAGTTATTTATTGGGAAAGCTGGAATGCTACAGAAACTAACAGCTGTGGGAAGGAAGGTTCTTTATCAGTGAAAGGGggcaagtggggggaggggggaaattcaGCCCCCTAGTCAGATAGCACGAATATCAAGAGGAACTATGAGGAACTGGCCCTTTCAAGACTCTACATGGAGTCAGAACTGCAGTCTGAGTTTACTACTTTGCTCTTATCTAGCGCTATAGATTGCAAATTCCTTTACAAAGTAAGGTCAGTGTcatccactttacagatggggaaatggaggcaaaaagaaaagatttgcttaaggtcacacagtgagtcagtgacagatcCAGGAAGCCGTAGTTGCAGCCTCCCTTATTTACTACTGAACTTTGAGTGGAAACGTCTACAACATGAGCTGCACCTGTCCTACCAGGAATCTGACAGAGAATTTATTTCACAGAGGATTGCCCACTAGCCCTCAATTAGCAACCTTTCACTTAGTAAGGCCCAGATCAGAACCAGGTTTCTAGAGACCAAAGTCCTCATATCCCTGAATTCTCAACTCTTAGAAGCGAGCCAGTGTGCTGTAACTGGGGCTTAATTGGAATCAATTTAAGGCTCTTTACCTTCATCCTGGATGCCTTCTTTCCCCCACGTATGGCATTGTCCTCGAAGGAGAACTCATTCTCCCGGATGATGGCCCGGCTGTCCTTGTCCCCAACGTAAGTCACCACATACATGTCTGGAGCCCACATCTCAAACTCCCGCTCCCAGTTGATAATTGTGGAGAGTGGGGCACTCACCAGAAAGGGTCCCTTTGAGTGGCCCTGGGGACAGAGTCATCAGGAGTGTTACAGAACTGCATCCCACCAGTGCAGGAGAGCATTCCCATAGATATGTGGGTATCCTCAGCCACTTTTGCTCCTCACCTCTTTGTACAGAGAGTACAGGAACACAGCTGTCTGCACTGTCTTGCCCAGCCCCATTTCATCAGCCAAGATGGTGTCTGTGCCCTGAGCCCAGGAAAAGCGCAACCAGTTCAGCCCCTCCAGCTGATAGGGGTGCAGTGTCCCTCCTGTTACATCAAGGTACTCTGGCTGCCGGTCATACTTCACCGTTGGCTATAGTAGGAGGAGAAAAATGTTGAGTCCCTTTGCACCAATCagacaagaacaaaacaaaacaaaagccacacaaaacaaacaaaaccacacagcCACCAAGACTTCTATTTCCTATGCATCAGACTCCAGCTTGTGCCTCCATAGTTCAGGCACTGTTGAGACAGTGGCAGGACAAGCTCTCAATCCCCCATTCCATGTGTCTCAACTGTGCCTGAATGGCATCCCATCTCAAGAGCTCAACTTTGGAAACCAAACCCTTCCTATGacaagccagccagtcccctcccCAAATGGCAAGGTAAAACTGAGTTTAAAGGTTCTGTattctcttcccttcctctttaacccaatggggggcaggggctctctgGAGACAATATCCTTCTGCCTTCAGCTTAGTAATTTACTGATGTGTAAGAGTCAGATGCACCAGCTGGCATCACTAGTGGGAGTGAAAAACATGCTTCACACTCTACCCCTGAAGATGCAGGTATCCCACACATCCCAGAacccacccgcccccccccaacagGAAGTAACAACTTACATCCACTGTGGGTGTGTCTGGGGGCCTTTCCAGCTTCCGCATCTTCACTTTCTTTATCTTCTTGCCAGGCCGACCTTCTTCACCTCTCATCAGCTCCCTGTACAAAAATATTCTCTGGGTGTAGGTGGGGCTATGTGAGTGAAATGGAATTTGCAGGATAGGGAGGGGCTGCAAATAGCAAGGAGGACAAAGAAATCATCCAAAGTGGCCAAGACACGAGTCAACCCCGAAACACACTGCAAGGCAGGTACAGGGCCTCTGCTTTATCGAAAAAGGAGTCAGTAGGGGCAGAATGATTCCTTGATCCACTTCATCCCACCAATCCTGAAGTTCAGGTagatccccaccaccaccctcttACCTGTGATTCCAGTAGGCCTGTTTGTAGAGGTCATAGTCCTGCACCTCCACATCCTCACTCTCCCAGGAAGCCTGGTCGTAGGGTAGGTCCCTCCATTTAATCAGATAGTGGACATTCCCCTTCTTATCCACACTGCAGAGAGAACAATAAATCTCAAGTGTGGGAACCAGCCTTCAGCCAGCCCACCCCTTGtacagaggggaaggaagaaggaaacagaaacagaaggggATGGGATAAGAAAGCAGCCACGACCATAATCCCCAgcataattgaaatcaaaatcaCCAATCCCCTTTCCCACAGAAGGGGATCCAGTTGATCCCATCATAATAGGAACCCTGCCTTTACCTGTAGTGCATGATCAACCTTCTTTCTGCCAAGTGTGACTGATATCTGTGGTTTGGGTCTCAATGGATCTTATCACAATGGGTCTTCCCCTCCCATGACTGAGAATTCAGTGGATCCTATTCCGTTCCCTTAGTCATGCTTGACTCTTGAGAAAGCCCCCCCCATCTCTGTAGGCTGGAATCCACTGGATCTTGCTGTGACAAATCCTTGCTCCTTCCCTCACCTGTGGTTGAGGATCCGGTGGATCATCATCCACTCAGGCTTGATCCCATAGCGATAGAAGCGCTCCTCCATCTCAGCGAACTTGGGGTCCTTGTTCTTTCGCTTGCGGCtcttctcctcctcacccccaaagTCCCCTGAGGGTGGCTCATCCATATCATTCTTGCGTTGGTAATTTCGGAACATCACTTGGCAATGCAGCTCCAGCTGAAGCCAGGACAGACATATGGTTAGAGTGGCATCACGCATCCCTCCCACCACACAAAGGTAATGGTCCACCCCTTAGGCAAGCCAAGAGCCCACTAACCTGCAGCTCAGACACCCACGAACAGTGCCAATAGGACATGCCCTGCCATTTGACGAAAAACTGCCGCTCAggccggccctccaggggcttgggggagggagtgttAGGGTCTGCATCAGTTGGTCGGGGTactggtgtgggcagggggggctgGCCCCACTTCCAGATCAGGATCTTCTGCACCTTCCCCTTCAGAGATGGGCACTGGAGAAGGGAGACAGAAGTGGTTATGTCAGAATTTAATACAAAtaacccccactccccaccagcaTTTGTGCCCATGAGACACATGCCAATAATTTACACATCCCCTTAAGTCATGGCTTCACTGAGCCAGATGGATTTTGCTCTCAAACTCCTCAAAGCCTCTGGTGCTTGAGTATCTGTGGCTTTTTGCTGAACTTTTGCTAGTTTGTCATTCTTCCAGGATGGAGGAGCCCTTAGCAGAGTGCTATGTTCCTGGGGCAGGTGGTGGGGGACAGGTCCGGCCCTCCTGCTGATCCTTGCAGGAGATGTCTTAGAGCCATGTAAACCCATATAGATTCTATACGGAAAAGAAGCTACTAGACTGGATCAGGCCAGGGTCCacttagtccagtatcctgcttGATGGATAGAGGACAATTATGGAAAAACCTACCCATAaaagaagtttcttcctaactggTCAGAGGTTGGAATATGCACTAAAGCAGGAGAACTTGTATACTTTTCACTGTGGATCTCCTCAATAGCCACATATACATTCAACgccattttaaattcttttcttAGTGATATCTTGTGCAGTAAGCATCTATGCCCGCTCTGTTCTGGGATGTGAGGCCTCTGCATATGACACCAAATCTGCAGCCCACACAGGCAATTCATATCCCATTGCAGGgacgctggaacaatttgtatagtgggggtgctgagaaccattgaaccaaactgtaaaccctgtatataatggaaactacttcaagccagggggtgctgtagcacccccagcatccctagctccagcacccctagctccagcacctatgccctATTGATAATGAACACCACTTTAAGATTGAATAGTTTTAACCATGGCCTTTGTTCTCAGATGTGTTCAGGGGTCCAGGAAAGTTGGAGCCTCAGGTCCCTGGAGCCATGTCGATGGAACCATTTTGCACATGGTAGCACAAGTCTGCCCAACACTGGGATCCATGACCATAGAGCCCCTTTCTGAAGTCTAAATAAGGTAACCAAGCTATGAGGCACTGTAaggctggaggagagagaggcCCCAAACAAATAAAGACAGAAAGAAATGGGCAAGCTAGAAGAGCAGTTACATCCCTGAGGGAACTACAGAGCCCTGAGACAGAGAGGGATACCACACCATGTGGAGGTGGGGCAAATAGAGGTAGCAGAGACTCACAGTGCAGCGAGGGCACAGCCACTCCCCATTAGGAATCTCTGGCAGTGGGGGATTTAGACAGTGAATGTGGTAGGAAGAGGGACAGGCATCACAGCAGAGCAGCTCCCCTCCATCCTTGCAGACCCGGCAGAACTCCATGTggtgatcatcctcctcctcagGGTCTCCCACAACATCCTCCAGGATCTCCTCGCCTTCAGAGTTATCCTCCTTTGCCTCCCACTGGATCCCCTCCTTCTCCTACAGCAGAGAAGAAAATTAGCCCAGGGTATACAAAACCTCCCACCCTCCTGGTGCCCCTAGCCTCCCACCATCTCTTCAATTTAGCCTTCTGCAGAAAGAGGGAGTAAAGAAC
Proteins encoded in this window:
- the CHD4 gene encoding chromodomain-helicase-DNA-binding protein 4 isoform X2, which encodes MASGIGSPSPCSAGSDDEEMEILLNNSIPQHPEPEEEPEEELLSEAETPKIKKKKKPKKLKEPKVPKLSKRQKKELGDSSGEGNEFVEEEEEVLHSDSEGSDYTPGRKKKKKLGPKKEKKNKAKRKEEEEEEEEDDDSKEPKSSAQLLEDWGMEDIDHIFTEEDYRTLTNYKAFSQFVRPLIAAKNPKIAVSKMMMVLGAKWREFSTNNPFKGSSGASVAAAAAAAVAVVESMVANVDAVLPQPPADVPLRKAKTKEGKGPNARRKPKASPRVPDIKKPKTKKVAPLKIKLGGFSSKRKRSSSEDEDLDVESDFDDASINSYSVSDGSTSRSSRSRKKLKAGKRKKKGEDDSTVPVDGYETDHQDYCEVCQQGGEIILCDTCPRAYHMVCLDPDMEKAPEGKWSCPHCEKEGIQWEAKEDNSEGEEILEDVVGDPEEEDDHHMEFCRVCKDGGELLCCDACPSSYHIHCLNPPLPEIPNGEWLCPRCTCPSLKGKVQKILIWKWGQPPLPTPVPRPTDADPNTPSPKPLEGRPERQFFVKWQGMSYWHCSWVSELQLELHCQVMFRNYQRKNDMDEPPSGDFGGEEEKSRKRKNKDPKFAEMEERFYRYGIKPEWMMIHRILNHSVDKKGNVHYLIKWRDLPYDQASWESEDVEVQDYDLYKQAYWNHRELMRGEEGRPGKKIKKVKMRKLERPPDTPTVDPTVKYDRQPEYLDVTGGTLHPYQLEGLNWLRFSWAQGTDTILADEMGLGKTVQTAVFLYSLYKEGHSKGPFLVSAPLSTIINWEREFEMWAPDMYVVTYVGDKDSRAIIRENEFSFEDNAIRGGKKASRMKKEASVKFHVLLTSYELITIDMAILGSIDWACLIVDEAHRLKNNQSKFFRVLNGYSLQHKLLLTGTPLQNNLEELFHLLNFLTPERFHNLEGFLEEFADIAKEDQIKKLHDMLGPHMLRRLKADVFKNMPSKTELIVRVELSPMQKKYYKYILTRNFEALNARGGGNQVSLLNVVMDLKKCCNHPYLFPVAAMEAPKMPNGMYDGSALIRASGKLLLLQKMLKNLKEGGHRVLIFSQMTKMLDLLEDFLEHEGYKYERIDGGITGNMRQEAIDRFNAPGAQQFCFLLSTRAGGLGINLATADTVIIYDSDWNPHNDIQAFSRAHRIGQNKKVMIYRFVTRASVEERITQVAKKKMMLTHLVVRPGLGSKTGSMSKQELDDILKFGTEELFKDEATEGGDSKEGEDSSVIHYDDKAIERLLDRNQDETEDTELQGMNEYLSSFKVAQYVVREEEMGEEEEVEREIIKQEESVDPDYWEKLLRHHYEQQQEDLARNLGKGKRIRKQVNYNDGSQEDRDWQDDQSDNQSDYSVASEEGDEDFDERSEAARRPSRKGLRNDKDKPLPPLLARVGGNIEVLGFNARQRKAFLNAIMRYGMPPQDAFTTQWLVRDLRGKSEKEFKAYVSLFMRHLCEPGADGAETFADGVPREGLSRQHVLTRIGVMSLIRKKVQEFEHVNGRWSMPELAEIEENKKLLQPGSPSPKTPTPSTPGDTQPNTPAPALPPEEGVKVEEGACTREQGEPMESEKESSLAAAEAEVPVECAQPVETPPQEAKSPVNPPEAEEKKPEEQEVKEEPMEMESKADVEKIEDRVSAEPSAEPPTINLDEKEEKKEDDKRDVVMLQNGEMLKDSLDERHKKAVKQRFMFNIADGGFTELHSLWQNEERAATVTKKTYEIWHRRHDYWLLAGIINHGYARWQDIQNDPRYAILNEPFKGEMNRGNFLEIKNKFLARRFKLLEQALVIEEQLRRAAYLNMSEDPSHPSMALNTRFAEVECLAESHQHLSKESMAGNKPANAVLHKVLKQLEELLSDMKADVTRLPATIARIPPVAVRLQMSERNILSRLANRSSEPPPPPPPQQVAQQQ